Proteins encoded within one genomic window of Gadus macrocephalus chromosome 18, ASM3116895v1:
- the polr3e gene encoding DNA-directed RNA polymerase III subunit RPC5: MASGEDDDPVIEEIDVYLAKSLAEKLYLFQYPVRPSMSTYDDVNHLSAKIKPKQQKVELEMAINTLSPNYCRSKGEQIALNVDGTTYEETNTYSTKIMDKQTFTSIQATTNTSRFAAAVFRKGELHITPLQGILQLRPSFTYLDRADGKQREREAANEGGDSSQDEAEEDVKAITVRFSRPESEQARQRRVQSYEFLQRKQAEESWVHLHYHSLRDGRSEHERQYLYCQAMDASDNSELVKTPKEYLAMLMPPMAEEKIVRPTGPSNVLSMAQLRTLPLAEQIKTLMKNVKVMPFANLMGLLATGIDSTAVLRCIQQVALLVQGNWVVKSDVLYPKNTCSPHSGVPAELLCRGRDFVMWRFTLERWLLRKEVAAIIKLPPEDVKDFLEHMAVPRINRGWEFALPNDGNFIKKHPDVTHRQQMLWLGIQSKLEKVFNFNKDDFIPKNTPPQESVHVSGEQRLKAAQERARQSQTSLQHALLAKKREAPPGSDVQVKQEPLSDGEDGEQPMDTSSAAAAAASLNGGVNGYSGAGSPASEHANGTAPPAELRDFVVKTFKKDSVLTLSELKRLFNLHLASLPAGHGSALMAVSDRMLQDAILLSQCKQILVPFPPQSTAAPDEQKVFGVWETGDALDKHRRLLYELFSSNFRVRRKVIQTRLAQEFGDDLAKTDVDRLLKECCGSLSGWWYLKGTTQS; this comes from the exons ATGGCCAGTGGAGAGGATGATGACCCGGTTATAGAAGAG ATTGATGTTTATCTAGCCAAAAGTCTGGCAGAAAAGCTCTATCTCTTCCAG TACCCTGTACGACCATCGATGAGCACCTATGATGATGTCAACCACTTATCTGCTAAGATAAAACCCAAGCAGCAAAAG GTGGAGCTGGAAATGGCCATTAATACATTGAGCCCCAACTACTGCCGCAGCAAGGGCGAACAGATAGCTCTCAACGTGGACGGTACTACCTATGAGGAAACCAACACCTACTCAAC GAAGATAATGGACAAGCAGACGTTTACCTCCATCCAggccaccaccaacacctccagaTTTGCTGCTGCCGTGTTCCGCAAAG GGGAGCTCCACATCACTCCGCTGCAGGGAATCCTCCAGTTGAGGCCCAGCTTCACCTACCTTGACCGGGCGGACGGCAAGCagcgggagagggaggcggCCAACGAAG GGGGAGACTCCTCTCAGGATGAAGCGGAGGAGGACGTCAAAGCCATTACT GTGAGGTTTTCCCGCCCCGAGTCCGAGCAGGCCCGCCAGAGGAGGGTCCAGTCCTACGAGTTCCTCCAGAGGAAGCAGGCAGAGGAATCGTGGGTTCACCTGCACTACCACAGTCTCAGG GATGGGCGGTCTGAACACGAGAGGCAGTACCTGTACTGCCAAGCTATGGATGCCTCGGATAACTCTGAACTGGTCAAAACCCCAAA GGAGTACTTGGCCATGCTGATGCCCCCTATGGCTGAAGAAAAAAT TGTGAGGCCGACGGGTCCCAGTAACGTGCTGTCCATGGCCCAGCTGCGCACCCTGCCCCTGGCGGAGCAGATCAAAACGTTGATGAAGAAcg TTAAGGTGATGCCCTTCGCCAACCTCATGGGCCTCCTTGCCACGGGCATCGACTCCACTGCGGTGCTGCGCTGCatccagcaggtggcgctgctGGTTCAGGGGAACTGGGTTGTCAAAAG TGACGTGTTGTACCCCAAAAACACCTGCAGTCCCCACAGCGGTGTCCCTGCGGAGCTCCTGTGTCGAGGCCGGGACTTTGTG ATGTGGAGATTCACACTTGAACGCTGGTTGTTGAGGAAGGAAGTGGCCGCCATTATTAAG CTTCCCCCTGAGGACGTCAAGGACTTCCTGGAGCACATGGCGGTGCCTCGCATCAACCGCGGCTGGGAGTTTGCGTTGCCTAACGACGGCAATTTCATTAAGAAGCACCCAGACGTGACCCACAGGCAGCAAATGCTGTGGCTCGGCATCCAGAGCAA GTTGGAGAAGGTTTTCAATTTCAACAAGGACGACTTCATCCCCAAGAACACCCCGCCGCAAG AGTCGGTGCACGTCAGCGGGGAGCAGCGGCTGAAGGCTGCGCAGGAGCGCGCGCGGCAGAGCCAGACGTCGCTGCAGCACGCCCTCCTCGCCAAGAAGCGTGAGGCGCCGCCGGGGTCCGACGTCCAGGTGAAGCAGGAGCCGCTCAGCGACGGGGAGGACGGCGAGCAGCCCATGGacacctcctccgccgccgccgccgccgcctccctcAACGGCGGCGTCAACGGCTACTCCGGCGCCGGCTCCCCGGCCTCGGAGCACGCCAACGGCACGGCGCCGCCCGCCGAGCTGCGGGACTTTGTGGTAAAGACTTTCAAGAAGGACAGCGTGCTGACGCTCAGCGAGCTGAAGAGGCTGTTCAACCTACACCTGGCCTCGCTGCCGGCCGGCCACGGCAGCGCGCTCATGGCCGTCTCTGACCGCATGCTGCAGGACGCCATCTTGCTCAGCCAGTGCAAGCAGATCCTGGTGCCG TTTCCCCCCCAGAGCACAGCAGCCCCTGATGAGCAGAAGGTGTTTGGTGTGTGGGAGACGGGAGATGCGTTGGACAAG CACCGGCGGCTGCTGTACGAGCTGTTCTCGTCCAACTTCCGCGTGAGGAGGAAGGTGATCCAGACCCGCCTGGCGCAGGAGTTTGGAGACGACCTCGCCAAGACGGACGTGGACCGGCTGCTCAAA GAATGCTGTGGCAGCCTCAGCGGATGGTGGTACCTCAAAGGAACAACACAGTCCTGA